A region from the Paludicola sp. MB14-C6 genome encodes:
- a CDS encoding ABC transporter ATP-binding protein codes for MDDLIVTENVCKFYQLGDNEVIALDQVNIKIQKGEFVAIVGSSGSGKSTLMNVLGCLDTPTSGRYFLEGIDIGTQSEDALSEIRNKKIGFIFQSFNLVPNLTAIENVELPLIYRGVKRSSRRELSKQALTHVGLEQRLNHLPSQMSGGQQQRVAIARAIAARPPIILADEPTGNLDKKSGVDVMDILLDLNKEGKTIILITHDTEIAHLANRQIQMSDGKIVL; via the coding sequence ATGGATGACTTAATTGTTACCGAAAACGTATGTAAATTTTATCAACTAGGCGATAACGAGGTTATCGCATTAGACCAAGTAAATATCAAAATTCAAAAAGGCGAATTTGTCGCCATCGTTGGTTCTTCAGGAAGCGGGAAATCCACTCTTATGAATGTTCTTGGATGCTTAGACACTCCTACATCGGGACGATATTTTTTAGAGGGTATTGATATTGGCACACAATCAGAAGATGCTTTGAGCGAAATTCGTAATAAAAAAATCGGATTTATCTTTCAAAGCTTTAATTTAGTGCCAAACCTAACCGCAATTGAAAACGTTGAGCTTCCGTTAATATACCGTGGCGTAAAACGTTCCAGCCGCAGAGAATTATCGAAGCAAGCACTTACACACGTAGGACTCGAACAGCGCTTAAATCACCTTCCATCTCAAATGTCAGGTGGTCAGCAACAGCGTGTCGCAATTGCACGCGCAATAGCCGCTCGCCCTCCAATTATTCTTGCAGATGAACCTACCGGAAATCTTGATAAAAAATCAGGTGTAGATGTTATGGATATTCTATTGGATTTGAATAAAGAAGGAAAAACTATTATCCTTATCACTCACGATACCGAAATTGCACATCTTGCAAATCGGCAAATTCAAATGTCCGACGGAAAAATAGTCTTGTAA
- the rplM gene encoding 50S ribosomal protein L13, with product MSTTMANAQTISRKWYILDATDVSLGRVAVKAAHILRGKHKPEFTPHVDCGDHVVIINAAKAVLTGKKLEQKKYYHHTGWIGNMKEVKYSDLMQTNPEKAMMLAVKGMLPDTVLGRNQLRRLRVYKAAEHENAAQKPEVYPL from the coding sequence ATGTCAACTACTATGGCAAATGCACAAACAATTAGCCGTAAATGGTATATACTAGATGCAACTGACGTATCACTTGGTCGTGTAGCTGTAAAAGCTGCTCATATCCTTCGTGGTAAACACAAACCTGAGTTTACTCCTCACGTTGATTGTGGTGATCATGTTGTTATTATCAATGCTGCAAAAGCAGTTTTGACTGGTAAAAAACTAGAGCAAAAAAAATACTACCATCACACTGGCTGGATTGGTAACATGAAAGAAGTAAAATATTCTGATTTAATGCAAACTAACCCAGAAAAAGCTATGATGCTTGCAGTTAAAGGTATGCTTCCTGATACTGTTCTAGGAAGAAATCAACTACGTCGTTTAAGAGTTTACAAAGCTGCTGAACACGAAAACGCTGCTCAAAAACCTGAAGTTTATCCTCTATAA
- the rpsI gene encoding 30S ribosomal protein S9, with product MYESRPYFYGTGRRKSSVARVRVYAGSGKITINGRNIDDFFGLETLKLIVNQPLELTNTVGKFDIECNVNGGGVTGQAGAIRHGLSRALLQFDAELRPELKKAGFLTRDPRMKERKKYGLKAARRAPQFSKR from the coding sequence ATGTACGAATCACGCCCATATTTTTATGGAACAGGCAGAAGAAAAAGCTCTGTTGCAAGAGTTAGAGTATATGCTGGTAGCGGCAAGATTACAATCAATGGCAGAAACATTGATGATTTCTTTGGCCTAGAAACTTTAAAACTAATCGTTAACCAACCACTAGAATTAACTAACACAGTTGGTAAATTTGATATTGAATGTAACGTTAACGGCGGTGGCGTTACTGGTCAAGCTGGTGCAATCAGACACGGTTTATCTCGTGCTTTATTGCAATTTGATGCTGAGCTACGTCCAGAATTGAAAAAAGCTGGATTCCTAACTCGTGACCCAAGAATGAAAGAGCGTAAAAAATACGGTCTTAAAGCTGCTCGTAGAGCTCCACAGTTCTCAAAAAGATAG
- a CDS encoding DUF4190 domain-containing protein, whose amino-acid sequence MNEFENQTPDLSNQQPEQPAAPSQPQQPYVPPQYQQPPFQPQYQQPKEKKGMAIAALVLGICSIVFSCAWYLAIPAAIIGIILGVLGMKTSGKTMAIVGIVLSAIGIICGIAFAVIGFAFAKEIMENPYFLKELQ is encoded by the coding sequence ATGAATGAGTTTGAAAACCAAACACCAGATTTAAGCAATCAGCAGCCTGAACAACCAGCTGCACCATCTCAACCACAGCAACCGTATGTTCCGCCGCAATACCAACAACCACCATTCCAACCACAATATCAACAACCAAAAGAGAAGAAGGGCATGGCAATTGCCGCTTTGGTATTAGGAATTTGTTCAATTGTGTTTAGTTGTGCATGGTATCTTGCTATACCTGCAGCAATTATTGGTATTATTCTAGGTGTGCTGGGAATGAAAACCAGTGGTAAAACAATGGCGATTGTCGGAATTGTTTTATCTGCTATCGGAATCATTTGTGGTATCGCATTTGCAGTAATCGGTTTTGCTTTTGCAAAAGAAATTATGGAGAATCCTTATTTCTTGAAGGAATTACAATAA
- a CDS encoding TM2 domain-containing protein, with the protein MDENQNMGPNFDQNNQAQNQQPYTNAQPNQQYEQPNYQQSQYQQPNYQQPPFQQPIPPQPPMGYNQKSKIAAGLLGIFLGYFGVHNFYLGFTGKAVAQLLITVLTCGFGVAITSIWGLIEGILILTNQNPVDANGVPLSN; encoded by the coding sequence ATGGACGAAAACCAAAACATGGGACCAAACTTTGACCAAAACAATCAAGCGCAGAATCAACAACCATATACCAATGCACAACCAAATCAACAATATGAACAACCGAATTATCAACAATCACAGTACCAACAACCAAACTATCAACAACCACCGTTTCAACAACCAATACCTCCTCAACCGCCTATGGGCTACAATCAAAAAAGTAAAATTGCGGCGGGATTACTAGGGATTTTTCTTGGCTATTTTGGTGTGCATAATTTTTACTTAGGATTTACAGGAAAAGCGGTAGCACAATTGCTAATTACAGTATTAACTTGTGGATTTGGAGTAGCAATTACTTCTATTTGGGGTTTAATTGAAGGTATTTTGATTTTAACAAATCAAAATCCGGTTGATGCAAATGGTGTTCCGCTTTCTAACTAA
- a CDS encoding TM2 domain-containing protein, whose product MDENQHMDSNFGEENPTPNQGQQAYTNAQPNQQTQSNYQQPPFQQSNYQQYQQPPFQQPNYQQYQQPPFQQPFNPQVPYGYNQKSKIAAGLLGIFLGCFGVHNFYLGFTGKAVAQLLITVLTCGVGYAISYIWGLIEGIIILTSNYSVDANGVPLSN is encoded by the coding sequence ATGGATGAAAATCAACATATGGATTCAAACTTTGGTGAAGAGAATCCAACCCCTAATCAAGGGCAACAAGCATATACCAATGCGCAGCCAAACCAACAGACACAATCAAATTATCAGCAACCACCATTTCAACAATCTAATTATCAACAATACCAGCAACCACCATTTCAACAACCAAACTATCAGCAATATCAACAACCGCCGTTTCAACAGCCTTTTAACCCGCAAGTACCATATGGTTACAATCAAAAAAGCAAAATTGCCGCTGGTTTACTAGGAATTTTCCTTGGTTGTTTCGGTGTGCATAATTTTTATTTGGGATTTACAGGGAAAGCGGTTGCGCAATTATTAATTACGGTGTTAACGTGTGGTGTTGGATATGCAATTTCTTATATTTGGGGCTTAATTGAAGGTATTATTATTCTTACTAGTAATTATTCAGTTGATGCAAACGGTGTTCCGCTATCCAACTAG
- a CDS encoding DUF2752 domain-containing protein, with translation MKSQLKKLFVLSIIYGCIAIFILVYAILIKHGYGIACLFQKYFGISCLSCGATRAFFSLLHFDLISAIAYNAVFALVIYPFTALLILQDYIVTIVNVVCKKRYQSLASFIWSCMQKETER, from the coding sequence ATGAAATCTCAACTAAAAAAGCTGTTTGTCTTGTCTATTATATATGGTTGTATCGCCATTTTTATTCTTGTTTATGCAATTCTTATCAAACACGGCTATGGCATAGCCTGTCTTTTTCAAAAATACTTTGGAATTTCCTGTTTGTCTTGCGGTGCAACACGTGCCTTCTTTTCATTATTGCATTTTGATTTAATATCAGCAATCGCTTACAATGCAGTTTTTGCTTTGGTCATTTATCCGTTTACTGCTCTCTTGATTTTACAAGATTATATTGTTACAATAGTAAATGTTGTTTGCAAGAAGCGATACCAAAGTCTCGCTTCTTTTATATGGTCTTGTATGCAAAAAGAAACGGAGCGATAA
- the gdhA gene encoding NADP-specific glutamate dehydrogenase, which produces MTFKSEYLQQVYNTVEKRNAGESEFLQAVREVLESFEPVVAQNPSIIQTGVIDRIVEPERFIQFRVSWVDDNGNVQVNRGFRVQFNSSIGPYKGGLRFHPSVCASVIKFLGFEQCFKNSLTGLPMGGGKGGSDFDPKGKSNGEIMRFCQSFMTELSKHIGADTDVPAGDIGVGAREIGFMYGQYKRLRNEFTGVLTGKGLTYGGSLARKEATGYGVCYFTDEMLKCMKNDSFNGKTVVISGSGNVAIYATEKATELGAKVVALSDSTGYIYDANGINLDVVKQIKEVERGRISEYANRVAGSVYTDGCRGIWSIPCDIALPCATQNELNGEEAATLIKNGVIAVAEGANMPSTPEAVEAFLKAGVMFGPAKAANAGGVATSGLEMSQNSMRYSWTFEEVDAKLKQIMINIFHNSYDAAEKYGMNDNLVAGANIAGFEKIADAMIAQGVCY; this is translated from the coding sequence ATGACATTTAAAAGTGAATATCTTCAACAAGTATATAATACCGTTGAAAAAAGAAATGCTGGAGAAAGCGAATTTCTTCAAGCAGTAAGAGAAGTATTAGAATCCTTTGAGCCAGTAGTTGCACAAAACCCATCTATTATCCAAACCGGTGTAATTGATCGCATCGTTGAACCAGAGCGTTTTATTCAATTTCGAGTTTCTTGGGTAGACGATAACGGTAATGTTCAAGTTAACCGTGGATTTAGGGTTCAATTCAACTCTTCAATTGGTCCATACAAAGGCGGTCTTCGTTTCCATCCTTCTGTTTGTGCATCTGTTATTAAATTCTTAGGATTTGAACAATGCTTTAAAAACAGCTTAACTGGTCTACCAATGGGCGGCGGTAAAGGTGGATCTGATTTTGATCCGAAAGGTAAATCTAACGGAGAAATTATGCGTTTCTGCCAAAGCTTTATGACCGAGCTTTCTAAACATATCGGTGCTGATACTGACGTTCCTGCCGGCGACATCGGTGTTGGAGCTCGTGAAATCGGCTTTATGTATGGTCAATACAAACGCTTAAGAAATGAATTTACCGGCGTTTTAACCGGAAAAGGACTTACTTATGGCGGTTCTTTAGCAAGAAAAGAAGCAACCGGATACGGTGTTTGCTACTTTACTGACGAAATGCTAAAATGCATGAAAAACGATAGCTTTAACGGTAAAACTGTTGTTATTTCCGGTTCCGGAAACGTTGCAATTTATGCTACAGAAAAAGCAACTGAACTTGGCGCAAAAGTAGTTGCTCTATCTGACTCTACCGGTTACATCTACGATGCAAACGGAATCAACCTAGATGTAGTAAAACAAATCAAAGAGGTTGAGCGTGGTAGAATTAGTGAATACGCAAACCGTGTTGCTGGTTCTGTTTATACCGATGGTTGCCGTGGTATTTGGTCTATTCCTTGTGATATTGCTCTACCATGTGCAACACAAAACGAATTAAACGGTGAAGAAGCTGCTACATTAATTAAAAACGGCGTTATTGCTGTTGCTGAAGGCGCTAACATGCCATCTACTCCAGAAGCTGTTGAAGCATTCTTAAAAGCAGGCGTAATGTTTGGCCCTGCAAAAGCTGCTAATGCTGGTGGTGTTGCTACTTCAGGCTTAGAAATGAGCCAAAACTCAATGAGATATTCTTGGACTTTTGAAGAAGTAGATGCAAAACTAAAACAAATCATGATCAACATTTTCCACAACTCTTACGATGCTGCTGAAAAATACGGCATGAACGACAACCTAGTTGCTGGAGCTAATATTGCTGGATTCGAAAAAATTGCTGATGCAATGATCGCACAAGGCGTTTGCTACTAA
- a CDS encoding GNAT family N-acetyltransferase: MTNKDVMSIALKQSAIDSNCFADDFISCKNKVVLSKENPNARKYLKLPFLCDFTSYGNNIVASVSEEFRDIATEYINKFSIEHCFETPNLHWLIDKIKPYNANICFMAEYFLPNVDHFPTLKCKFETRVLYENDFENLYIPQWSNALCKERKQLDKLGVGAFHNGKLIGLAGCSADCNAMWQIGIDVLPDYRKQGVASSITNQLAHEIMKRGIVPFYCCAWSNIKSVRNAIRSGFLPSWVQMTIKPNDFIADMNQ, translated from the coding sequence ATGACCAATAAAGATGTAATGTCAATTGCTTTAAAGCAATCTGCTATTGATAGTAACTGTTTTGCAGATGATTTTATTAGCTGTAAAAATAAAGTTGTATTATCAAAAGAAAACCCCAATGCTCGTAAATATTTGAAACTCCCTTTTCTATGTGACTTTACGTCATACGGAAATAATATTGTTGCTTCTGTTTCAGAAGAGTTTAGAGATATAGCAACAGAATATATCAACAAATTTTCAATAGAACATTGTTTTGAAACACCAAATTTGCACTGGCTTATTGATAAAATAAAACCTTATAACGCAAATATTTGTTTTATGGCTGAGTATTTTTTACCGAATGTAGATCATTTTCCAACGCTGAAGTGTAAGTTTGAAACAAGAGTATTATATGAAAATGATTTTGAAAACTTATATATACCCCAATGGAGCAACGCTTTGTGTAAAGAACGTAAACAGTTAGATAAATTAGGAGTAGGAGCGTTTCACAACGGCAAACTGATTGGACTGGCAGGATGTTCTGCTGACTGTAATGCGATGTGGCAAATAGGTATTGACGTATTGCCGGATTATAGAAAACAAGGAGTTGCTTCTTCCATAACAAATCAGCTTGCACATGAAATTATGAAAAGAGGAATTGTTCCGTTTTATTGCTGTGCATGGTCAAATATTAAATCCGTAAGAAATGCAATTAGGAGCGGTTTTTTACCATCTTGGGTACAAATGACGATTAAACCCAATGATTTTATTGCTGATATGAATCAATGA
- the spoVAE gene encoding stage V sporulation protein AE, with amino-acid sequence MEILLNCLKAFVVGGALCAIGQVLIDYTKLTPARILVAYVVIGVILGGLGVYEPIVKFGGAGATVPLTGFGYALAVGVKKAVHEQGLLGVITGGLTATSAGITAAIVCAFMVALVSKPKDKS; translated from the coding sequence ATGGAGATATTGTTAAATTGTTTAAAGGCATTTGTTGTTGGGGGAGCATTATGTGCCATAGGACAAGTGCTGATTGATTATACTAAATTGACGCCGGCGAGGATTTTAGTTGCATATGTAGTAATTGGTGTGATATTAGGTGGGCTTGGAGTATATGAGCCTATTGTTAAATTTGGCGGTGCCGGTGCGACAGTTCCGTTAACTGGATTTGGATATGCATTAGCTGTTGGAGTAAAAAAAGCGGTACATGAGCAGGGATTATTAGGCGTAATTACAGGTGGATTAACCGCTACTTCTGCTGGAATAACTGCCGCAATTGTTTGTGCATTTATGGTTGCGTTAGTTTCAAAACCAAAAGATAAATCATAA
- the spoVAD gene encoding stage V sporulation protein AD, which produces MSVKLSHNTFKLTTCPSIKAFAAVVGKKEGEGPLAQHFDMVHDDTTLGEKTWEKAESRLQKDAVNSALNKAKLAPSDIDLLFAGDLLNQCIGTSFGLRELNIPMYGLYGACSTMAEGLGLAAIFADNKLVENAVAVTSSHFCSAERQFRFPLEYGGQRTPTAQWTVTGSGCAVVSQCDQPPYIKGVTTGKIQDLGIKDINNMGAAMAPAAEYTIKQYLTDTNTKPSDYDLILTGDLGLVGSKLLVELLKRDEIDISSNHNDCGKLIFNIEEQDVHAGGSGCGCSASVLCSYILKRVQEGVLKDILFVATGALMSPTSMQQGESIPSIAHLVHIGNQKWE; this is translated from the coding sequence ATGTCAGTTAAACTTTCACACAATACATTTAAACTGACAACTTGTCCAAGCATAAAGGCGTTTGCGGCTGTGGTGGGGAAAAAAGAAGGGGAAGGTCCATTAGCACAGCATTTTGATATGGTACATGATGATACAACATTAGGCGAAAAAACTTGGGAGAAAGCAGAAAGTCGTTTACAAAAGGATGCAGTAAATAGTGCACTGAATAAAGCAAAATTAGCACCTTCCGATATTGATTTATTGTTTGCCGGAGATTTATTGAATCAATGTATTGGTACAAGCTTTGGATTGCGTGAACTCAATATACCAATGTATGGTTTATATGGTGCATGCTCTACCATGGCAGAAGGATTAGGCTTAGCTGCAATATTTGCAGATAACAAGTTAGTTGAAAATGCGGTTGCAGTGACATCGTCTCATTTTTGTTCTGCAGAGCGTCAATTCCGATTTCCATTGGAATATGGAGGACAACGAACGCCAACAGCGCAGTGGACGGTAACAGGCTCAGGATGTGCAGTTGTCAGTCAATGCGATCAACCACCATATATTAAAGGAGTTACCACTGGCAAAATTCAAGATTTAGGTATCAAAGATATTAACAATATGGGAGCTGCAATGGCGCCCGCAGCTGAATATACCATTAAGCAATATCTAACCGATACCAACACAAAGCCATCAGATTATGATTTAATACTAACGGGTGATTTAGGATTGGTTGGTTCTAAATTATTAGTAGAATTATTGAAGAGAGATGAAATAGATATTTCATCCAATCATAATGATTGTGGAAAGTTGATTTTTAATATAGAAGAACAAGATGTTCATGCAGGCGGATCCGGCTGCGGATGCAGTGCATCTGTTTTATGTTCCTATATCTTAAAGAGAGTACAAGAAGGCGTATTAAAAGATATATTATTTGTTGCAACAGGTGCATTGATGTCACCTACTAGCATGCAGCAAGGCGAGTCGATCCCGTCTATTGCCCATCTTGTGCATATCGGAAATCAAAAATGGGAGTAG
- the spoVAC gene encoding stage V sporulation protein AC, with product MNQVTSMEYNDIVKKASPNSKSYKNIPFAFLIGGAICVVGQLLMEIYKYLGASKDITSTLASISLVLMSAILTGINVYDDIARIAGAGTLVPITGFANAVVSPALEFKSEGYILGLGAKLFVIAGPVIVYGTLASVLYGVIVFLFKL from the coding sequence ATGAATCAAGTAACATCAATGGAATATAATGATATCGTAAAAAAAGCTTCTCCAAACAGTAAAAGTTATAAAAATATACCTTTCGCTTTTTTAATTGGAGGAGCCATTTGTGTTGTGGGGCAGCTGTTAATGGAAATATATAAATATTTAGGTGCTTCTAAAGATATTACGAGTACGTTGGCATCCATTTCATTAGTATTGATGTCTGCAATATTAACAGGAATCAATGTGTATGATGATATTGCAAGAATTGCAGGAGCAGGTACATTAGTACCAATTACGGGTTTTGCAAATGCCGTAGTTTCGCCGGCATTAGAGTTTAAATCAGAAGGATATATATTAGGTCTTGGTGCAAAATTATTTGTTATTGCGGGTCCTGTCATTGTATATGGTACACTTGCCTCTGTTTTATATGGAGTCATAGTGTTTCTATTTAAACTATAA
- a CDS encoding phage holin family protein has protein sequence MDSICTLIKVCLVSVATFISVKLGILGPLLLFLLIAIIVDYISGMVAASVQGKLNSKKGIKGILKKLGYVFAVIVALIADELIIVITAKFGVQLAATATCGLLTTIWLTLNELLSILENIGRMGVPLPKKLKQVIELLKDTVDDEKTDPEK, from the coding sequence ATGGACTCTATATGCACATTAATTAAAGTTTGCTTGGTTTCTGTTGCAACCTTTATTTCTGTAAAACTTGGAATTTTAGGTCCATTGCTCTTATTTTTACTCATTGCAATAATTGTTGACTATATTTCGGGTATGGTTGCAGCATCAGTACAAGGCAAATTAAATTCAAAAAAGGGTATCAAAGGTATTTTAAAAAAATTAGGCTATGTTTTTGCCGTTATTGTTGCGTTAATTGCTGATGAACTCATTATCGTCATTACTGCTAAGTTTGGCGTACAGCTTGCAGCTACTGCCACTTGTGGGTTATTAACAACAATTTGGCTTACACTGAATGAGTTGCTATCCATTCTCGAAAATATTGGTCGCATGGGCGTTCCATTGCCTAAAAAATTAAAACAAGTAATTGAGTTATTAAAAGATACAGTAGACGACGAAAAAACAGATCCTGAAAAATAA
- a CDS encoding N-acetylmuramoyl-L-alanine amidase, translating into MSTIICIDAGHGGRDSGAVKENRYEKDDNLRFALAVGKVLLIQGFQVIYTRTTDKVVSLQERSNFANKSNADFYLSLHRNSYITSTACGIENWIYQYTDQQTERFATCIYDEIIKVNSQANRGVKRGNYHVLRETNMPACLLELGFISNNKDNLLFDTLLKQYAVAVVKGICRYLNIPYQDSSNSKPDNPEILYRVQVGAFSIKENAETLVSELKEKGYSAYIV; encoded by the coding sequence ATGAGTACAATTATTTGTATTGATGCGGGCCATGGTGGTAGGGACAGCGGCGCTGTCAAAGAAAATCGTTACGAAAAAGACGACAATCTGCGATTTGCACTTGCCGTTGGAAAAGTTTTGTTAATTCAAGGTTTTCAAGTAATTTATACAAGAACAACAGATAAGGTAGTTTCATTACAAGAACGCAGTAATTTTGCAAACAAAAGTAATGCTGATTTTTATCTATCCTTACACCGAAATTCCTACATTACTTCTACCGCTTGTGGAATTGAAAACTGGATTTACCAGTATACCGATCAACAAACAGAACGTTTTGCAACCTGTATTTACGACGAGATTATCAAAGTAAATTCACAAGCAAATCGTGGAGTAAAACGAGGAAACTACCATGTTTTGCGCGAAACCAATATGCCTGCTTGTTTGTTGGAACTAGGATTTATTTCAAACAATAAAGATAATTTATTATTTGATACTTTATTAAAACAATACGCTGTTGCCGTTGTAAAAGGAATCTGTAGGTATCTCAACATTCCTTATCAAGATTCAAGTAATTCCAAACCGGATAATCCAGAAATTTTATACCGTGTTCAAGTAGGTGCATTTTCGATAAAAGAAAATGCTGAAACACTTGTTTCAGAATTAAAAGAAAAAGGCTATTCTGCTTATATTGTATAA
- a CDS encoding branched-chain amino acid aminotransferase — translation MTDIRIELTKTPKAKPTNESQLGFGKMFTDHMFIMDYKDGAWRDARIVPYGPIELDPSASVFHYGQEVFEGMKAYKGAKGNILLFRPEENFKRLNQSNDRLCIPQIDVDFAIHAVKELVKVDQDWIPSSEGTSLYIRPFIIGCDAQLGVHPASNYKFIIILSPVGAYYASGLNPVKIYVEPSYVRAVRGGIGYAKTGGNYAASLKAQQEATGYSQVLWLDGVERKYIEEVGAMNVFFVIGDEVVTPELQGSILPGITRKSSIELMKSWGLNVVERRLSIFEVEEAAKNGQLKEMFGTGTAAVISPVGELKYKDDIITINNNEIGPISQRLYNEMTAIQLGKTEDPFGWSVVVE, via the coding sequence ATGACTGATATTAGAATTGAATTAACCAAAACACCAAAAGCAAAACCAACTAACGAATCCCAATTAGGATTTGGTAAAATGTTTACCGATCATATGTTTATTATGGATTATAAAGATGGGGCATGGAGAGATGCGAGAATTGTTCCTTATGGACCAATTGAATTAGATCCATCTGCTTCTGTTTTTCATTATGGCCAAGAAGTATTTGAGGGTATGAAGGCATACAAAGGTGCAAAAGGAAACATTTTATTATTTAGACCAGAAGAAAACTTCAAACGTTTAAATCAATCAAATGACCGTTTATGTATTCCTCAAATTGATGTGGATTTTGCAATTCATGCAGTAAAAGAATTAGTAAAAGTAGATCAAGATTGGATTCCATCAAGTGAGGGAACATCATTATATATTCGCCCATTTATCATCGGCTGTGATGCACAATTAGGTGTACATCCAGCGTCTAATTATAAATTTATTATTATCCTATCTCCGGTTGGCGCATACTACGCTTCTGGACTAAACCCAGTTAAAATTTATGTTGAACCTAGTTATGTTCGTGCTGTTCGTGGTGGTATCGGTTACGCAAAAACAGGTGGTAACTATGCGGCATCTTTAAAAGCACAACAAGAAGCTACCGGTTATTCTCAAGTATTATGGTTGGATGGCGTTGAGCGTAAATATATCGAAGAAGTTGGTGCAATGAATGTATTCTTTGTAATTGGTGATGAAGTAGTAACACCGGAACTTCAAGGAAGTATCTTGCCTGGTATCACTAGGAAATCAAGCATTGAATTGATGAAATCATGGGGACTTAATGTTGTAGAAAGAAGATTATCAATTTTTGAAGTGGAAGAGGCTGCAAAAAACGGTCAGTTGAAAGAAATGTTTGGAACAGGAACAGCTGCTGTTATCTCTCCGGTTGGTGAATTAAAATACAAAGATGATATTATTACAATCAACAATAATGAAATCGGCCCAATCAGCCAAAGATTATATAACGAAATGACTGCAATTCAACTTGGCAAAACAGAGGATCCATTTGGTTGGTCCGTTGTTGTAGAATAA